A single region of the Dehalococcoidia bacterium genome encodes:
- the acpS gene encoding holo-ACP synthase produces MHHVGVDIIEIPRIRQALDRWGERFLRRIYTPGEAAYCRNRAPQLAARFAAKEAVMKALGTGIRGVGWREIEVVRERGQAPSIRLHGRAQKRASDLKLTGLAISISHSRDYAVVMVVGETAP; encoded by the coding sequence ATGCACCACGTTGGCGTAGATATCATCGAAATCCCGCGCATCCGGCAGGCGCTCGACCGCTGGGGCGAGCGGTTCCTGCGCCGCATCTACACGCCCGGAGAGGCCGCCTACTGCCGCAACCGGGCGCCCCAACTGGCGGCCCGCTTCGCCGCCAAGGAGGCGGTCATGAAGGCCCTGGGCACGGGAATACGCGGCGTCGGCTGGAGGGAGATCGAGGTCGTCCGCGAGCGCGGACAGGCGCCCTCCATTCGACTGCATGGCCGCGCCCAGAAGCGGGCCTCTGACCTCAAACTCACCGGGCTGGCCATCAGCATCTCACACTCCCGCGACTACGCCGTGGTCATGGTTGTGGGGGAGACAGCGCCATGA